Proteins encoded in a region of the Streptomyces akebiae genome:
- a CDS encoding WD40 repeat domain-containing protein, producing the protein MPRRERPLHDDGDGPSVEFATELRQLERTAGNPPYRSPADQAHCSISPLSSAASGQRLPTLSVTPAYVRACAGDTEEWRERRAGPGRASGCGGCRPRPVGTGTRRQVNTVAFGPDGRNDWPPEEPTSPYGWDSSRAGRPSGTRRLTTHTDAVDAVAFAPDGRRLTSGGTDGTVRRWEPAVSGAPREGGCAQGTHRQRPVAGLPPRGPHAGRRRRGAEHPPLRPARAAYRPTCGD; encoded by the coding sequence ATGCCGCGCAGGGAGCGACCGCTGCACGACGACGGGGACGGTCCGTCAGTCGAATTCGCCACAGAATTAAGGCAGTTGGAGCGCACTGCCGGGAATCCGCCGTACCGGAGCCCGGCGGACCAGGCGCACTGCTCCATCTCGCCCCTCTCTTCCGCCGCGTCCGGACAGCGGCTGCCCACGCTGTCGGTGACGCCGGCCTACGTACGCGCCTGCGCCGGGGACACCGAGGAGTGGCGCGAGCGTCGGGCAGGACCGGGTCGGGCGAGCGGCTGCGGCGGGTGTCGGCCGCGACCGGTCGGGACAGGCACACGGCGGCAGGTGAACACGGTGGCGTTCGGCCCCGACGGACGAAACGACTGGCCACCGGAGGAGCCGACTTCACCGTACGGCTGGGACTCGAGCCGGGCGGGCCGGCCCAGCGGGACCCGGCGGCTCACCACGCACACCGACGCGGTCGACGCCGTCGCGTTCGCCCCCGACGGTCGCCGCCTCACCAGCGGTGGGACCGACGGCACCGTACGCCGGTGGGAGCCGGCGGTTTCCGGGGCCCCGCGCGAGGGGGGATGTGCTCAGGGGACACACCGGCAGCGTCCGGTCGCCGGCCTTCCGCCCCGGGGGCCGCACGCCGGCCGGCGGCGGCGAGGAGCAGAGCACCCGCCTCTGCGACCCGCCCGGGCGGCGTACCGTCCGACCTGCGGGGACTGA
- a CDS encoding PfkB family carbohydrate kinase, translating to MVESGGGAADGRRRPRGLFVGLCTVDVVQLVDRVPGPNEKLTAREQLVAAGGPAANAAVAFAHLGGTATLLTGIGRHPLGAAVAADLDRLGVTVVDLAADSVEPPAVSSVLVTASSGDRAVASTNARGRRLDPPDDLDAWVAASDIVEFDGHHMELAVAAATRARAAGRRTVLDGGSWKAGTDRLLPSIDVAVVSEDFRPPGRDTPGCGPTDALRFLRDHGVVWSAVSRGGRPLVWAGPDGGGTVEVPVVEVADTLGAGDVLHGALAHGLAGQDGLTSHGFVGALRGAAAVASRACASFGTRAWMRGG from the coding sequence TTGGTGGAGTCAGGGGGCGGGGCGGCGGATGGGCGGAGGCGTCCGCGGGGGTTGTTCGTCGGGTTGTGCACGGTGGACGTCGTGCAGCTCGTCGACCGGGTGCCGGGGCCGAACGAGAAGCTGACGGCTCGTGAGCAGCTCGTGGCCGCGGGCGGCCCGGCGGCGAACGCGGCGGTGGCGTTCGCCCATCTGGGCGGTACGGCCACGCTGCTCACCGGGATCGGCCGCCATCCGCTGGGGGCCGCTGTCGCGGCGGATCTGGACCGGCTGGGCGTGACCGTGGTGGACCTGGCGGCCGACTCGGTCGAGCCGCCGGCCGTGTCCTCCGTGCTGGTGACCGCGTCGAGCGGCGACCGGGCCGTCGCCTCCACCAACGCGAGGGGCCGCCGGCTCGACCCGCCGGACGATCTCGACGCGTGGGTCGCGGCCTCGGACATCGTGGAGTTCGACGGCCACCACATGGAACTGGCCGTGGCCGCCGCCACCAGAGCGCGGGCGGCCGGTCGGCGCACCGTGCTCGACGGCGGCAGCTGGAAGGCCGGTACGGACAGGCTGTTGCCGTCGATCGACGTGGCCGTCGTCTCGGAGGACTTCCGTCCGCCCGGCAGGGACACACCGGGGTGCGGGCCGACCGACGCCCTGCGGTTCCTGCGCGACCACGGGGTCGTCTGGTCGGCGGTCAGCCGGGGCGGGCGGCCCCTCGTCTGGGCGGGGCCCGACGGCGGCGGCACGGTGGAGGTTCCCGTCGTGGAGGTCGCGGACACGCTGGGCGCGGGTGACGTCCTGCACGGGGCGCTCGCCCATGGCCTCGCGGGGCAGGACGGGCTGACGTCGCACGGCTTCGTCGGGGCCCTGCGCGGAGCGGCGGCGGTGGCCTCGCGGGCGTGCGCGTCGTTCGGGACGCGGGCGTGGATGCGGGGCGGTTGA
- a CDS encoding alpha/beta hydrolase — translation MTGPAHESPQGVRGITLDAAGLPLSALLSEPPGGSPRAVVVAVHGGGMNAGYFDCRAHPQQSLLTLGASLGHTVLAVDRPGYRHSAALLPEGQGLAEQAVSLRAALRDFASRHDTGAGLFLLAHSYGGKVALTAAADLPRAADLPRAADLPRAADLPRAADLPQAADPGPPHLLGIDISGCGHLYAVEPHELPTAPDGGRLRRSWGPLRLYPSGTFRESGSIVEPVPALERAELARWPLLFRSTAPRVRVPVRLTFAEHEAWWRHDDEALADLVAHFTAAPQVTVERQPAAGHNISLGRAARAYHLRALAFLEDCLVARETTPAPRAVSPLPSTVASRDGTEADDVHMCAER, via the coding sequence ATGACCGGACCGGCCCACGAGTCCCCGCAGGGGGTACGCGGGATCACCCTGGACGCGGCGGGGCTGCCGCTCTCCGCGCTGCTCAGCGAGCCGCCCGGCGGCTCCCCGCGCGCCGTCGTGGTCGCGGTGCACGGCGGCGGCATGAACGCGGGCTACTTCGACTGCCGGGCCCACCCCCAGCAGTCGCTGCTGACGCTCGGGGCGAGCCTCGGCCACACCGTCCTGGCCGTGGACCGGCCGGGCTACCGGCATTCCGCCGCCCTGCTGCCCGAGGGGCAGGGGCTGGCGGAGCAGGCCGTGTCGCTGCGCGCGGCGCTGCGCGACTTCGCCTCCCGGCACGACACGGGCGCGGGGCTGTTCCTGCTCGCCCACTCCTACGGCGGCAAGGTGGCCCTCACCGCAGCCGCCGACCTGCCGCGAGCCGCCGACCTGCCGCGAGCCGCCGACCTGCCGCGAGCCGCCGACCTGCCGCGAGCCGCCGACCTGCCGCAGGCCGCCGATCCCGGCCCGCCGCACCTGCTCGGGATCGACATCTCGGGCTGCGGCCATCTGTACGCCGTCGAGCCGCACGAACTGCCCACCGCCCCCGACGGCGGCCGACTGCGCAGGAGCTGGGGGCCGCTGCGGCTCTATCCCTCGGGCACCTTCCGGGAGAGCGGCTCGATCGTCGAGCCCGTGCCCGCCCTGGAACGGGCCGAGCTGGCACGCTGGCCGCTGCTCTTCCGCTCGACCGCGCCGCGCGTCCGCGTGCCGGTACGGCTGACCTTCGCCGAGCACGAGGCCTGGTGGCGCCATGACGACGAGGCCCTGGCCGATCTGGTCGCGCACTTCACGGCCGCCCCGCAGGTGACCGTCGAGCGTCAACCGGCGGCCGGACACAACATCAGCCTCGGACGGGCCGCCCGCGCCTATCACCTGCGCGCGCTCGCGTTCCTCGAAGACTGCCTGGTGGCCCGCGAGACGACCCCAGCCCCCCGCGCCGTCAGCCCCCTGCCGTCCACCGTGGCCTCCCGCGACGGAACGGAGGCCGACGACGTTCATATGTGTGCAGAGCGGTGA
- a CDS encoding alpha-L-rhamnosidase-related protein, with product MPDITRRSTLRSAVAVALAPTLGSLVLPGLASTASAAVSWTAKWIWAPTSATNQWVAFRRSFTLAAAPSKAVTQIAADSKYWLWVNGTLVVFEGGLKRGPNRTDTYYDEIDLAPYLKSGGNTVALLVWYFGKQGFSHNSSGKGGLLFQSAIEVGANTTRLVSDTGWKHRVHPGYSNNTSGTQVNFRLPESNVHYDARAAAVMSGWRSPGFDDSAWTAPTDFGAAGAAPWNGLVERPIPQFRYSGLRTYTNASSLPTTGRGSTGISATLPSNIQVTPFLKVDAPAGAVIGIQTDHYDDGAGLTGIEPGTQYNMRATYICAGGVQEFESLAWMSGTAVRYTIPADVTILELKYRESGYDTDFAGSFSSSDPFLDTLWTKAARTMYVNMRDNYMDCPTRERAQWWGDVVNQLKEGFYTFDTRSHALGEKAIAQLAAWQKSGGALYSPVPSTIWTAELPVQMLASVWSFWTYYLYTGNESAVTGAYPAVKKYLDLWTLDGDGLVNHRAGDWDWEDWGNDIDARVLDNCWYYLALDTAAKLADLSGNTGDVAGWKSRRDSIKANFDRVLWNSSRGEYRSPGYTRDTDDRANGLAVVAGLAPASRHKAVTEVLRTHLNASPYMEFYVLEALYLMGAATVAEERMRNRFAAQVTDPVCHTLWELWDKAAGTDNHAWNGGPLYALSAYAAGVRPTAPGWSRYEVVPQTGTLTKINTVVPTGKGDIRFGITRDGTRATLTLTSPGGTTARVGVPTYGGAQPVVKAGDTTVFSGGSATGGVSGLTYDGKDASYVYFLLQPGAWTLTVTGAGRLDNLALARPVTSNNSLENGEWGRNRLTDGKLTSVSGARGYTSNDFPSADVGANPVWVEVDLGADTDLDAVRLFPRTDTPAAGGGTAGFPVDFTIQTRPEGGGTYTTVRTVTGQANPDGRVQTYGFRTTTARYVRLQATRLGAPATDESAKYRLQLAELTVPTAATTVTGNCTLENGDWGKTRVLDGTLTSAAGAKGFTSIDFASADVSDTPVWIELDLGADRAVGTVTLHPRTDTSGAGGGTAGFPVDFTIQTRLDGATSYTTARTVTGEPNPNGAAQTYTLTSATGRHLRLRVTRLGRPATDESAKYRLQLAEIRVG from the coding sequence ATGCCCGACATCACACGCCGGTCCACCCTGCGCTCGGCCGTAGCCGTGGCCCTCGCGCCCACCCTGGGCTCGCTTGTGCTGCCCGGGCTCGCGTCCACCGCGTCCGCAGCCGTCTCCTGGACCGCGAAGTGGATCTGGGCCCCGACCAGCGCCACCAACCAGTGGGTGGCCTTCCGTAGATCGTTCACCCTCGCCGCGGCGCCCTCGAAGGCGGTCACGCAGATCGCGGCGGACTCGAAGTACTGGTTGTGGGTGAACGGCACCCTGGTGGTCTTCGAGGGCGGGCTCAAGCGCGGCCCCAACCGCACGGACACCTACTACGACGAGATCGACCTTGCCCCGTACCTGAAGAGCGGCGGCAACACCGTGGCGCTGCTGGTGTGGTACTTCGGCAAGCAGGGCTTCTCGCACAACAGCAGCGGCAAGGGCGGGCTGCTGTTCCAGTCGGCCATCGAGGTCGGCGCGAACACCACCCGGCTGGTCAGCGACACCGGCTGGAAGCACCGAGTCCACCCCGGCTACTCGAACAACACCAGCGGTACGCAGGTCAACTTCCGGTTGCCCGAGTCCAATGTGCACTACGACGCCCGCGCCGCCGCCGTCATGTCCGGCTGGCGGTCGCCCGGGTTCGACGACAGCGCCTGGACCGCGCCGACCGACTTCGGCGCCGCGGGCGCCGCACCCTGGAACGGCCTCGTCGAGCGCCCGATCCCGCAGTTCCGTTACTCCGGCCTGAGGACGTACACCAACGCCTCGTCGCTGCCGACCACGGGGCGCGGATCCACCGGGATCTCGGCCACGCTGCCGTCGAACATCCAGGTGACCCCGTTCCTGAAGGTGGACGCACCGGCCGGAGCCGTGATCGGCATCCAGACCGACCACTACGACGACGGCGCGGGCCTGACCGGGATCGAGCCGGGGACGCAGTACAACATGCGCGCCACCTACATCTGCGCCGGCGGGGTGCAGGAGTTCGAGTCGCTGGCGTGGATGAGCGGTACGGCGGTGCGGTACACGATCCCCGCCGACGTGACGATCCTGGAGCTGAAGTACCGGGAGTCGGGCTACGACACCGACTTCGCCGGGTCGTTCAGCAGCAGTGACCCCTTCCTGGACACGCTGTGGACCAAGGCCGCGCGCACGATGTACGTCAACATGCGCGACAACTACATGGACTGTCCCACCCGTGAGCGCGCCCAGTGGTGGGGGGACGTGGTCAACCAGCTCAAGGAGGGCTTCTACACCTTCGACACCAGGTCCCACGCCCTCGGCGAGAAGGCCATCGCCCAGCTCGCCGCCTGGCAGAAGTCCGGCGGCGCCCTGTACTCCCCGGTGCCCTCGACGATCTGGACCGCCGAACTGCCCGTCCAGATGCTCGCCTCGGTGTGGTCCTTCTGGACGTACTACCTCTACACCGGCAACGAGAGCGCCGTCACCGGCGCCTACCCGGCGGTGAAGAAGTACCTCGACCTGTGGACCCTGGACGGCGACGGCCTGGTCAACCACCGGGCGGGGGACTGGGACTGGGAGGACTGGGGGAACGACATCGACGCCCGTGTCCTCGACAACTGCTGGTACTACCTCGCGCTGGACACCGCCGCCAAGCTCGCCGACCTCAGCGGCAACACCGGCGACGTGGCGGGCTGGAAGTCGCGGCGCGACAGCATCAAGGCCAACTTCGACCGCGTCCTGTGGAACTCCTCCCGGGGCGAGTACCGCTCACCGGGCTACACCCGTGACACCGACGACCGCGCCAACGGCCTCGCCGTCGTCGCCGGCCTGGCCCCCGCCTCGCGCCACAAGGCCGTCACCGAGGTGCTGCGCACGCACCTCAACGCCAGCCCGTACATGGAGTTCTACGTCCTCGAAGCGCTCTACCTCATGGGCGCGGCCACGGTCGCCGAGGAGCGGATGCGCAACCGCTTCGCCGCCCAGGTCACCGACCCCGTCTGCCACACCCTGTGGGAGCTGTGGGACAAGGCCGCCGGCACGGACAACCACGCCTGGAACGGCGGCCCCCTGTACGCCCTGTCCGCCTACGCCGCGGGCGTCCGCCCGACCGCGCCCGGCTGGAGCAGGTACGAGGTGGTCCCGCAGACCGGCACTCTGACGAAGATCAACACAGTCGTCCCCACGGGCAAGGGCGACATCCGCTTCGGGATCACCCGCGACGGCACCAGGGCGACCCTGACCCTCACATCGCCGGGCGGCACGACCGCCCGGGTGGGCGTGCCCACCTACGGCGGCGCGCAGCCCGTGGTCAAGGCGGGCGACACCACGGTCTTCAGCGGCGGTTCCGCCACCGGCGGCGTCAGCGGGCTGACCTACGACGGCAAGGACGCCTCGTACGTCTACTTCCTGCTCCAGCCGGGCGCGTGGACGCTCACGGTCACCGGAGCGGGCCGGCTCGACAACCTCGCGCTCGCCCGTCCGGTCACCAGCAACAACAGCCTGGAGAACGGTGAGTGGGGCAGGAACCGGCTCACCGACGGCAAGCTCACCAGCGTCAGCGGCGCGCGGGGCTACACCAGCAACGACTTCCCCTCCGCCGATGTCGGCGCCAACCCGGTCTGGGTGGAGGTCGACCTCGGCGCCGACACCGACCTCGACGCCGTACGCCTCTTCCCCCGCACCGACACCCCGGCCGCCGGAGGTGGAACGGCCGGATTCCCGGTCGACTTCACGATCCAGACCCGCCCCGAGGGCGGCGGCACCTACACCACCGTCCGCACCGTCACCGGGCAGGCCAACCCCGACGGCCGCGTGCAGACGTACGGCTTCAGGACCACGACCGCCCGGTACGTGCGGCTCCAGGCCACGCGGCTCGGCGCCCCCGCCACGGACGAGTCGGCCAAGTACCGCCTCCAGCTCGCCGAACTCACCGTCCCCACCGCCGCGACCACGGTCACCGGCAACTGCACGCTGGAGAACGGTGACTGGGGCAAGACCCGCGTCCTGGACGGCACTCTCACCAGCGCGGCCGGCGCCAAGGGCTTCACCAGCATCGACTTCGCCTCCGCCGATGTCAGCGACACGCCCGTGTGGATCGAGCTCGACCTCGGCGCGGACCGGGCCGTCGGCACGGTCACCCTCCACCCGCGCACGGACACCAGTGGTGCGGGCGGCGGCACGGCGGGCTTCCCGGTCGACTTCACGATCCAGACCCGCCTCGACGGCGCCACCTCCTACACCACCGCGCGCACCGTCACCGGCGAACCCAACCCCAACGGAGCCGCCCAGACCTACACCCTCACCTCCGCCACCGGCCGCCACCTGCGGCTGAGGGTCACCAGACTCGGCCGCCCCGCCACCGACGAGTCCGCCAAGTACCGCCTGCAACTCGCCGAGATCCGCGTCGGCTGA
- a CDS encoding LacI family DNA-binding transcriptional regulator, whose amino-acid sequence MQSTGGSKRVTIADVARSAGVSTSAVSKVLNNAYGVSPAMHERVRTAMAELGYRPHAAARGMRGRTYTLGVLLASIRNAFYADLLDGVNTALRETEYALFLGSSGSSEMEDQTRLIHAMVDRRMDGLILIAPAVRRTEVVRLAAEVPTVVIGHHDPSPAYDCVVNQDGTGVDLVIDHLVGLGHRDIAHLSHPTVRGTQWEQRPEHHVRAAYRAAMARHGLADLARIVHSGYSDEGGYRGARELLTSARPPTAIFAGADVAATGVFRAVAELGLRIPEDLSLAGYNNTSVAALAPVSLTSVDQAGALMGETAARLLLERVDGRRDRAVVTASIPHLVTRGSTAPPRRRPPALR is encoded by the coding sequence GTGCAATCAACCGGCGGCTCGAAGCGAGTCACGATCGCCGATGTCGCGCGCAGCGCCGGGGTGTCCACCTCGGCGGTGTCGAAGGTGCTCAACAACGCCTACGGGGTGAGCCCGGCGATGCATGAGCGGGTGCGGACGGCGATGGCCGAGCTGGGCTACCGCCCGCACGCCGCCGCGCGAGGCATGCGGGGGCGTACGTACACGCTCGGCGTTCTCCTCGCGAGCATCCGCAACGCCTTCTACGCCGACCTCCTGGACGGCGTGAACACGGCGCTGCGCGAGACCGAGTACGCGCTCTTCCTCGGCTCCAGCGGCTCGTCCGAGATGGAGGACCAGACCAGGCTGATCCACGCCATGGTGGACCGGCGGATGGACGGCCTGATCCTGATCGCGCCCGCCGTGCGGCGCACGGAGGTGGTGCGCCTCGCGGCCGAGGTACCGACGGTGGTGATCGGCCACCACGACCCCTCCCCGGCGTACGACTGCGTGGTCAACCAGGACGGCACGGGCGTCGACCTGGTCATCGACCACCTCGTCGGCCTCGGGCACCGGGACATCGCCCACCTGTCGCATCCGACGGTGCGCGGCACCCAGTGGGAGCAGCGGCCCGAGCACCACGTCCGGGCCGCCTACCGTGCGGCGATGGCCCGGCACGGGCTGGCCGACCTGGCCCGGATCGTGCACTCCGGCTACTCCGACGAGGGCGGCTACCGGGGCGCGAGGGAACTGCTCACCTCCGCGCGCCCGCCCACCGCGATATTCGCCGGCGCGGACGTCGCCGCGACCGGCGTCTTCCGGGCCGTCGCGGAGCTGGGTCTGCGCATCCCCGAGGACCTGTCCCTCGCGGGATACAACAACACGTCGGTCGCGGCGCTGGCCCCGGTGAGCCTCACCAGCGTCGACCAGGCCGGCGCCCTGATGGGCGAGACCGCGGCCCGACTGCTGCTGGAACGTGTCGACGGACGACGCGACCGCGCCGTGGTCACGGCGTCGATCCCCCACCTGGTGACGCGGGGCAGCACGGCCCCGCCCCGTCGTCGGCCGCCGGCGCTCCGATAG
- a CDS encoding GNAT family N-acetyltransferase produces MPAAKRTSVAASVSVRPLAEPDLDRADEIFRIAFGTFLGAPEPETFFGTADYVRTRWAADPHAAFAATVEGEVAGSNFATDWGSVGFFGPLTVRPDLWDQGIGRRLMEPVMACFDTWENRHLGLFTFSHSPKHLELYRRYGFWPRFLTAIMKKQVTASAAVSGRVLYSGLTAPERSEALSLGRALTGAVYEGLSLEREIMATQAQGLGDTILLEGAGSDLDGLAVCHCGAGSEAGEDVCFVKFGAVRPGRDAADRFERLLDACEQLAAERGLGQLDAGMNLARQDAYRSMVDHGFRTWLQGVTMHKPNEPGYSHPDAYVIDDWR; encoded by the coding sequence ATGCCCGCAGCGAAGCGAACGAGTGTCGCCGCCTCGGTGTCGGTCCGCCCGCTGGCCGAGCCGGACCTGGACCGGGCCGACGAGATCTTCAGGATCGCCTTCGGAACCTTCCTCGGGGCCCCGGAGCCGGAGACGTTCTTCGGGACCGCCGACTATGTCCGCACCCGCTGGGCGGCAGATCCACACGCGGCCTTCGCGGCGACCGTCGAGGGCGAGGTCGCCGGATCGAACTTCGCGACCGACTGGGGCAGCGTCGGGTTCTTCGGCCCGCTGACCGTCCGTCCGGACCTGTGGGACCAGGGCATCGGCAGGCGTCTGATGGAACCGGTCATGGCCTGCTTCGACACCTGGGAGAACCGCCACCTCGGACTGTTCACCTTCTCGCACAGTCCCAAGCACCTCGAGCTCTACCGCCGGTACGGCTTCTGGCCCCGCTTCCTCACAGCCATCATGAAGAAGCAGGTCACCGCCAGTGCCGCGGTTTCCGGCCGCGTGCTGTACAGCGGGCTGACCGCCCCCGAGCGGTCCGAAGCACTGAGCCTCGGTCGCGCACTGACGGGGGCCGTGTACGAGGGCCTGAGTTTGGAGCGCGAGATCATGGCCACACAGGCGCAGGGGCTCGGCGACACCATCCTCCTGGAGGGCGCCGGCTCGGATCTCGACGGTCTGGCCGTCTGCCACTGCGGAGCGGGGTCCGAGGCCGGGGAGGACGTGTGCTTCGTCAAATTCGGCGCCGTACGCCCCGGCCGGGACGCCGCGGACCGGTTCGAGCGGCTGCTGGACGCGTGCGAGCAACTGGCCGCCGAGAGGGGGCTGGGGCAACTGGACGCCGGAATGAACCTGGCCCGCCAGGACGCCTACCGGTCCATGGTCGACCACGGTTTCCGCACCTGGCTGCAGGGCGTGACCATGCACAAGCCCAACGAACCTGGCTACAGCCACCCGGACGCCTACGTGATCGACGACTGGCGCTGA
- a CDS encoding MFS transporter encodes MAVSLTGTRVSALALPWFVLVTTDSATRTGLVAFFEVAPYVVVKALTGPLVDRVGPRTVSWTTDLTSATAVAAVPLFHALHLLSFPLLLVLVAVIGGARGPGDLAKEVMVPEAAERAGVRLERATGLSGATERLASTVGPVAGGSLVALLGPLTVLLVNAGCFALGSVIIALALPRRVGEPAEGASSRAGETRAGYWKRFGEGFAFLRTEPLLLTVIVMVGITNLLDAAFTTVLMPVWAKESGNGPTAIGLTGGAMGAAAVAGSLIAAMAAHRLRRRLVFFAGFLLAGAPRFLILASDAPLGAVLAVFAVSGFGAGFLNPVIGAVLIERVPRPMLGRVSALGDSLAWAGIPLGGLIAGAVVSSAGLVPVLLVCGAAYFLTTNLVGLRPEWREMDRRTGRSTAPRHPEESAPRPNTKATT; translated from the coding sequence ATGGCCGTGTCGCTGACCGGTACCCGGGTCTCGGCGCTCGCACTGCCTTGGTTCGTCCTGGTCACGACCGACAGCGCCACCCGCACGGGGCTGGTCGCCTTCTTCGAGGTGGCTCCCTACGTGGTGGTCAAGGCGCTCACCGGACCACTGGTGGACCGGGTCGGCCCACGGACCGTCTCCTGGACCACGGACCTCACCAGCGCGACCGCCGTCGCCGCCGTCCCGCTCTTCCACGCCCTGCACCTGTTGTCCTTCCCGCTGCTGCTGGTCCTGGTCGCGGTGATCGGTGGCGCCCGCGGACCCGGAGACCTGGCCAAGGAAGTCATGGTCCCGGAAGCGGCCGAGCGCGCTGGGGTGCGGCTGGAGCGGGCCACCGGCCTGTCCGGCGCGACCGAGCGGCTCGCCTCTACCGTCGGACCGGTCGCCGGTGGCTCGTTGGTGGCGCTCCTGGGCCCCTTGACAGTGCTTCTCGTCAACGCGGGTTGTTTCGCTCTCGGATCGGTGATCATCGCACTGGCGCTGCCTCGCCGAGTGGGAGAGCCGGCCGAGGGCGCCTCGTCGCGGGCAGGGGAGACAAGGGCGGGCTACTGGAAACGCTTCGGCGAAGGTTTCGCCTTCCTGCGTACCGAGCCGCTGCTGCTCACCGTCATCGTCATGGTGGGCATCACCAACCTGCTCGACGCCGCGTTCACGACGGTTCTCATGCCCGTCTGGGCCAAGGAGTCCGGCAACGGGCCGACGGCGATCGGTCTCACCGGCGGCGCGATGGGGGCCGCGGCGGTTGCAGGGAGCCTGATCGCGGCCATGGCCGCACACCGGCTGCGCCGCCGACTCGTGTTCTTCGCCGGGTTCCTGCTGGCCGGTGCCCCAAGATTCCTGATCCTCGCCTCCGACGCTCCGCTGGGAGCGGTATTGGCCGTCTTCGCGGTCAGTGGATTCGGTGCGGGCTTCCTCAACCCGGTGATCGGGGCCGTCCTCATCGAGCGGGTCCCACGCCCGATGCTGGGCCGGGTCAGTGCGCTCGGCGACTCGCTTGCCTGGGCAGGTATCCCTCTCGGCGGGCTCATCGCGGGGGCGGTGGTGTCCTCCGCCGGACTCGTGCCGGTGCTGCTGGTCTGCGGGGCCGCGTACTTCCTCACCACGAACCTGGTGGGGCTGCGGCCGGAGTGGCGAGAGATGGACCGCAGGACAGGGAGGAGCACCGCACCCAGGCACCCCGAGGAAAGCGCTCCGCGGCCCAACACCAAAGCCACGACGTGA
- a CDS encoding ArsR/SmtB family transcription factor codes for MTDVTKRPDGRSAEENSVVLDAKGLRAMAHPVRVQLIGLLRKYGPSTATRLAERLGVNSGTASYHLRQLGAAGFVEEDTERGNARERWWRSVHQMTELNDRELVDREPEATMAFLQSVATAYTLRAQQTLNELQTMPRAWRDTFDMSDWALRLTPEEAVGMRQELRDVIARYRKDTPEAAATAPEGAQRVGVIAHILPELDAPAAPEVHSGPETVAGAETS; via the coding sequence GTGACCGACGTGACGAAGAGGCCCGACGGCCGGAGCGCTGAAGAGAACTCCGTTGTTCTGGACGCCAAGGGCCTGCGCGCCATGGCGCATCCGGTGCGCGTGCAGCTGATCGGGCTGCTGCGGAAGTACGGCCCATCGACAGCCACCCGACTCGCCGAGCGGCTTGGGGTCAACTCCGGGACGGCCAGCTATCACCTGCGCCAGCTGGGCGCGGCTGGTTTCGTCGAGGAGGACACCGAGCGCGGCAACGCGCGAGAGCGCTGGTGGCGTTCGGTGCATCAGATGACCGAGCTCAACGACCGAGAGCTGGTCGATCGAGAGCCCGAGGCCACCATGGCCTTTCTGCAGTCCGTCGCCACCGCTTACACCCTGCGCGCTCAGCAGACGCTGAACGAGCTGCAGACGATGCCCCGCGCGTGGCGGGACACCTTCGACATGAGCGACTGGGCCTTGCGGCTCACGCCCGAAGAGGCCGTCGGCATGCGGCAGGAACTGAGGGACGTGATCGCCCGGTACCGGAAAGACACGCCCGAGGCGGCGGCGACTGCCCCCGAGGGGGCCCAGCGGGTCGGCGTCATCGCACACATCCTGCCGGAACTGGACGCGCCCGCCGCGCCGGAGGTGCACTCCGGTCCGGAGACCGTGGCAGGAGCGGAGACGTCGTGA
- a CDS encoding TetR/AcrR family transcriptional regulator — protein sequence MSTRVPQERSRRRPTRSGVVLSEELIVETALRLIGEHGPEALSVRRLGTALGCDPSALYRYFHGTDDLVLAIADRIIGDAMAGFVPGDDWVAALRDMALRVRDGYLAHPRAAAFASYRVTRRPNEIRAVDTGIGLLLAAGFGPADAPRMYLTFIDTVLSHAAMEAALLALPRGQREADERAWSEVYQGLDPASYPALTAVRHSLRSMGDSSFEDAVDLLLEALAARAPGR from the coding sequence ATGTCCACCCGTGTCCCGCAGGAACGCAGCCGCCGCCGCCCCACCCGCTCGGGCGTCGTGCTGTCGGAGGAGCTGATCGTGGAGACCGCGCTGCGGCTGATCGGTGAGCACGGCCCGGAGGCCCTCAGTGTGCGCCGGCTCGGCACCGCCCTGGGCTGCGACCCCAGCGCCCTCTACCGCTACTTCCACGGCACGGACGACCTGGTGCTCGCCATCGCGGACCGCATCATCGGCGACGCGATGGCGGGCTTCGTCCCCGGGGACGACTGGGTGGCCGCCCTGCGCGACATGGCGCTGCGGGTCCGCGACGGGTATCTCGCCCACCCTCGCGCGGCAGCCTTCGCCTCGTACCGGGTCACCCGGCGCCCGAACGAGATCCGCGCCGTGGACACCGGCATCGGCCTGCTGCTCGCGGCGGGCTTCGGGCCCGCCGACGCGCCCCGCATGTATCTGACGTTCATCGACACCGTGCTCAGTCACGCGGCCATGGAGGCGGCTCTCCTGGCGCTCCCGCGCGGGCAGCGCGAGGCGGACGAGAGGGCGTGGAGCGAGGTCTACCAGGGGCTGGATCCGGCGTCGTACCCGGCCCTGACCGCCGTACGCCACAGCCTGCGCAGCATGGGCGACAGCTCCTTCGAGGACGCGGTCGACCTGCTGCTGGAGGCGTTGGCGGCCCGTGCGCCGGGGAGATGA